In a single window of the Micrococcaceae bacterium Sec5.7 genome:
- the aceB gene encoding malate synthase A, translating into MNSFTDNFTINGITLTAQPICRQNEVLTPDALEFVARLHKATAGRRQELLQVRQTRRTEIGNGQDPRFLRETESVRNDPNWRVAPPAPGLEDRRVEITGPVDKKMTINALNSGAKVWLADMEDSSTPSWRNVIQGQLNLTDALERRIDFTSTADGKSKEYKLRPAEDLPTIVVRPRGWHLPEKHMLINNQPVAGGIVDFGLYFFHNAHRLLAQGKGPYFYLPKIENHLEARLWNDIFILAQDLLGIPQGTIRATVLIETITASFEMEEILYELRDHASGLNAGRWDYIFSLIKNFRTRGPRFVLPDRSQVTMTQPFMRAYTEQLVRACHKRGAMAIGGMAAAVPNRKDEEANASAFEKVRADKTREAADGFDGSWVAHPDLVPVCREVFDGVLGDRPNQLDRTREDVTPDDRALIDVASTTGTITETGIRNNIEVGIRYIESWLRGNGAVAIHNLMEDAATAEISRSQLWQWMYARAITDEGEIISRQWVQDMLDEEFTALERFDGDRFEDARDIFEEVTLGEEFPTFLTVPAYARYLHEARDSASSEAEDGRLVAA; encoded by the coding sequence ATGAACAGCTTCACTGACAACTTCACCATCAACGGGATCACGTTGACCGCCCAGCCCATCTGCCGCCAGAACGAGGTTCTCACTCCGGATGCGCTGGAGTTTGTTGCCCGTCTGCACAAGGCAACTGCCGGCCGCCGCCAGGAGCTGCTTCAGGTCCGGCAGACCCGGCGCACCGAGATCGGCAACGGCCAGGATCCTCGCTTCCTCCGCGAAACCGAGTCCGTCCGCAACGATCCCAACTGGCGTGTGGCTCCCCCGGCCCCGGGGCTGGAGGACCGCCGCGTGGAAATCACCGGCCCGGTGGACAAGAAGATGACCATCAACGCGCTGAACTCCGGCGCCAAGGTGTGGCTCGCCGACATGGAAGACTCCTCCACCCCGTCCTGGCGCAACGTGATCCAGGGCCAGCTCAACCTCACGGATGCGCTGGAACGCCGGATCGACTTCACTTCCACGGCCGACGGCAAGAGCAAGGAATACAAGCTGCGTCCGGCCGAGGACCTGCCCACCATTGTGGTCCGCCCCCGTGGCTGGCACCTGCCTGAGAAGCACATGCTGATCAACAACCAGCCCGTTGCCGGCGGCATTGTTGACTTCGGCCTGTACTTCTTCCACAACGCCCACCGCCTCCTGGCCCAGGGCAAGGGTCCGTACTTCTACCTGCCGAAGATCGAAAACCACCTCGAAGCACGGCTGTGGAATGACATCTTCATCCTCGCCCAGGATCTGCTGGGCATCCCGCAGGGCACCATCCGCGCCACGGTGCTGATCGAGACCATCACGGCCTCGTTCGAGATGGAAGAGATCCTGTACGAGCTGCGCGATCACGCCTCGGGCCTGAACGCCGGCCGCTGGGACTACATCTTCTCGCTGATCAAGAATTTCCGCACCCGCGGCCCCCGGTTCGTCCTGCCGGACCGCAGCCAGGTGACCATGACCCAGCCCTTTATGCGGGCCTACACCGAGCAGCTGGTGCGTGCCTGCCACAAACGGGGCGCCATGGCGATCGGCGGCATGGCGGCAGCCGTCCCCAACCGCAAGGACGAGGAAGCGAACGCCAGCGCGTTCGAGAAGGTCCGCGCCGACAAGACCCGCGAGGCCGCCGACGGTTTCGACGGTTCCTGGGTGGCCCACCCGGATCTGGTTCCGGTGTGCCGCGAGGTGTTCGACGGCGTACTCGGCGACCGCCCCAACCAGCTCGACCGCACCCGCGAGGACGTTACCCCCGACGACCGCGCACTGATCGATGTCGCCTCGACCACGGGCACCATCACCGAGACCGGCATCCGGAACAACATCGAAGTTGGCATCCGCTACATAGAATCCTGGCTGCGCGGCAACGGTGCCGTGGCCATCCACAACCTGATGGAGGACGCCGCCACCGCGGAGATCTCCCGCTCGCAGCTGTGGCAGTGGATGTACGCCAGGGCCATCACGGATGAGGGCGAGATCATCAGCCGCCAGTGGGTCCAGGACATGCTGGACGAGGAGTTCACGGCACTGGAACGCTTCGACGGCGACCGCTTCGAGGATGCCCGGGACATCTTCGAGGAAGTCACCCTGGGGGAGGAATTCCCCACGTTCCTGACGGTTCCGGCCTACGCCCGCTACCTGCACGAGGCCCGCGACTCGGCCTCAAGCGAAGCCGAAGACGGCCGGCTCGTTGCCGCATAA
- a CDS encoding MFS transporter, with protein MSGRLLSKVPNSWILLACIGLLALNLRGPFVAVAPVVDTMQRELGFSPVVLGLLTSIPVLCFSLAAPLASLAARKFGAEFAITVTLLGVLAGVVVRSSGGPGLVILGTVVIGLAITIGNIAVPLIIRRDFSPLRQGTAMGVYTAALNIGSFVTSVVTAPLAELAGWRVALGSVGILAVAAVVFWTFAVGRRRASVPSAADVPSGPGQPAHRGSGWITAGLTAGFAGQAFSYYAVTAWLPSYLNDELGMSASAAGAGSSIFQILAIVGGLGVPFAAKYFSTTATAVTLGLLWTAVPAGLLFAPGLWWLWSVCGGIAQGGGITLIFIAIIKLARDQASAGRMSAVVQGVGYCFAAVAPPLIGFIHDVSGSWNAPLLVILVSVLVFFVCTTVSARLVPRQR; from the coding sequence ATGAGCGGCCGCCTGCTGTCGAAGGTCCCCAACAGCTGGATCCTGCTGGCCTGCATCGGACTGCTGGCACTGAACCTTCGCGGGCCGTTTGTGGCTGTTGCGCCGGTGGTGGACACTATGCAGCGAGAACTCGGATTTTCACCAGTCGTGCTCGGCCTGCTGACCAGCATCCCGGTGCTGTGTTTCTCACTTGCCGCGCCGCTGGCGTCCCTGGCTGCCCGGAAATTCGGCGCCGAGTTCGCCATCACGGTGACCCTCCTGGGTGTGCTGGCCGGCGTGGTTGTCCGCTCTTCCGGCGGCCCGGGCCTGGTGATTCTGGGCACGGTGGTCATCGGTCTGGCCATCACTATCGGAAACATCGCGGTGCCGCTGATCATCCGGCGCGACTTCTCGCCGCTGCGCCAGGGCACCGCCATGGGCGTCTACACGGCGGCCCTGAACATCGGATCGTTCGTGACCTCCGTCGTGACGGCGCCCCTGGCCGAGCTTGCCGGCTGGCGGGTGGCCTTGGGATCCGTGGGGATTCTGGCAGTGGCGGCGGTTGTCTTCTGGACGTTCGCAGTGGGGCGGCGCCGAGCCTCGGTGCCTTCTGCGGCCGATGTTCCGAGCGGCCCGGGCCAGCCGGCACACCGCGGTTCCGGCTGGATCACCGCCGGGCTCACCGCGGGTTTCGCCGGACAGGCGTTCTCCTACTACGCCGTCACCGCGTGGCTGCCCAGCTACCTGAACGACGAACTGGGAATGTCCGCCTCCGCGGCCGGCGCAGGGTCTTCGATCTTCCAGATCCTCGCCATCGTGGGCGGCCTCGGCGTGCCGTTCGCGGCCAAATACTTCAGTACGACGGCGACGGCGGTCACCTTGGGGTTGCTGTGGACCGCCGTGCCCGCGGGGCTGTTGTTCGCCCCAGGGCTGTGGTGGTTGTGGTCGGTGTGCGGCGGAATCGCCCAGGGCGGCGGCATCACGCTGATCTTCATCGCCATCATCAAGCTGGCCCGGGACCAGGCCTCGGCTGGCCGGATGTCCGCCGTGGTGCAGGGCGTGGGTTACTGCTTCGCCGCGGTGGCGCCACCCCTGATCGGTTTCATCCACGATGTTTCGGGCTCTTGGAATGCGCCCCTGCTGGTGATCCTGGTTTCCGTGCTGGTCTTCTTCGTCTGCACTACTGTTTCCGCGCGGCTGGTGCCGAGGCAGCGCTGA
- a CDS encoding ROK family transcriptional regulator, which yields MSPAPTREPGKDPGTGVPTEQAGLDAAGSLSRAGDLFQLLRDGKARTRAELALTTGLARSTVAARIDALILSGLVGPAGEANSSGGRPPSRFAFNPAARAVLAVDVGATHVIIAVTDLRGTILAERRLAQEVSEGPEAVLGRVVEEGASLLAEAGRAKTDLAGIGIGLPGPVEHATGKPVKPPIMPGWDGFDVVRYVQRSLPVPVLVDNDVNIMALGERTAYWPEHQNFLFIKVATGIGAGIISNGELQRGADGTAGDLGHVRVPRGDNVLCRCGNYGCLEALASGPAVAHSLAVQGLEAEKGSDVLRLVADGNLPAIQALRQAGRDVGDVLATVVNLLNPSMIVIGGSLGQAGEHLMAGVREVVYRRSLPLATTHLRIGLSMAGDQAAILGASQMVTQHVLSPAVIEATLQATG from the coding sequence ATGAGTCCCGCCCCCACTAGAGAGCCAGGCAAAGACCCCGGAACCGGGGTTCCGACCGAACAGGCCGGGCTGGACGCTGCCGGCAGCCTGTCCCGCGCCGGCGATCTGTTCCAGCTCCTCCGCGACGGCAAAGCCCGGACGCGCGCCGAGCTGGCACTGACAACCGGGCTCGCCCGCTCCACGGTGGCTGCACGGATTGACGCCCTGATTCTCTCCGGGCTCGTAGGCCCTGCCGGTGAGGCGAACTCCAGCGGCGGCAGGCCGCCGTCGCGCTTTGCCTTCAACCCGGCGGCACGCGCCGTCCTCGCCGTCGACGTCGGGGCAACGCATGTGATCATTGCCGTCACCGATCTGCGCGGGACCATCCTGGCCGAGCGGCGCCTGGCCCAGGAAGTCTCCGAGGGACCGGAAGCCGTGCTGGGCCGCGTGGTGGAGGAGGGTGCCTCGCTCCTGGCCGAAGCGGGACGGGCCAAAACTGACCTCGCCGGAATCGGGATCGGGCTGCCGGGCCCGGTGGAACACGCCACAGGTAAACCCGTGAAGCCGCCCATCATGCCCGGCTGGGACGGGTTCGACGTCGTCCGTTACGTCCAGCGCTCGCTGCCCGTACCCGTTCTGGTGGACAATGACGTCAACATCATGGCGCTGGGGGAGCGGACCGCGTACTGGCCCGAGCACCAGAACTTCCTGTTCATCAAGGTGGCAACCGGCATCGGCGCCGGCATCATCAGCAACGGCGAACTCCAGCGCGGTGCGGATGGGACGGCCGGGGACCTTGGCCACGTGCGCGTTCCCCGCGGCGACAACGTCCTGTGCCGCTGCGGCAACTACGGCTGCCTCGAGGCACTGGCTTCCGGACCCGCGGTGGCTCATTCACTGGCCGTCCAGGGGCTCGAAGCAGAAAAAGGCAGTGACGTGCTGCGCCTCGTGGCGGACGGCAACCTGCCGGCCATCCAGGCATTGCGCCAGGCCGGCCGCGACGTGGGCGACGTCCTGGCAACGGTGGTCAACCTGCTCAACCCCTCCATGATCGTGATCGGCGGAAGCCTGGGCCAGGCCGGCGAGCACCTGATGGCCGGCGTCCGCGAAGTGGTCTACCGTCGCTCACTGCCGCTGGCCACCACCCACCTGCGGATCGGGCTCTCGATGGCGGGCGATCAGGCTGCCATCCTTGGCGCCAGCCAGATGGTCACGCAGCACGTCCTGTCCCCGGCCGTGATCGAGGCCACCCTGCAGGCGACCGGCTAA
- a CDS encoding sugar phosphate isomerase/epimerase, with the protein MSYSIQLYTVRKALEEDLAGTIKKLAEIGFTMVEPYRFVAKAAELKQALAQNNLTAPSGHAPLLSDDQDAIFAAAQQLGIGTVIDPHVPIERWNSLNDIKETAAQLNAAAAKGAEYGVRVGYHNHWWEVESVIDGKTALEHLADNLDPAVVLELDTYWAAVGGQNPAELLERLGERVKFIHIKDGPLTSDPSSQVAVGDGKMAIWDVISAAGSLEAGVIELDDFQGDMFDAVRDSYNYLSAGKVSA; encoded by the coding sequence GTGTCATACTCGATCCAGCTCTACACGGTCCGAAAGGCTCTTGAAGAGGATCTGGCCGGAACCATCAAGAAGCTTGCCGAGATCGGCTTCACCATGGTTGAGCCCTACCGTTTCGTCGCCAAGGCCGCTGAACTGAAGCAGGCCCTGGCGCAGAACAACCTCACTGCACCTTCCGGTCACGCGCCCCTGCTCAGTGATGACCAGGACGCCATTTTCGCCGCTGCCCAGCAGCTCGGCATCGGCACTGTCATCGACCCCCACGTTCCGATCGAGCGCTGGAACTCCCTCAATGACATCAAGGAAACCGCAGCACAGCTCAATGCGGCAGCCGCGAAGGGCGCCGAATACGGGGTCCGTGTGGGCTACCACAACCACTGGTGGGAGGTTGAGTCCGTCATCGACGGCAAAACCGCCCTGGAGCATCTGGCCGACAACCTGGATCCAGCCGTCGTGCTTGAACTGGACACGTACTGGGCCGCCGTCGGCGGCCAGAATCCGGCGGAGCTGCTTGAACGGCTCGGCGAGCGCGTTAAGTTCATCCACATCAAGGACGGTCCGCTGACGTCCGATCCGTCCAGCCAGGTGGCCGTGGGCGACGGCAAGATGGCCATCTGGGATGTCATCAGCGCCGCCGGCTCCCTCGAGGCCGGCGTGATCGAACTGGATGACTTCCAGGGCGACATGTTCGACGCCGTCCGGGACAGCTACAACTACCTCAGCGCCGGAAAGGTGTCAGCATGA
- a CDS encoding Gfo/Idh/MocA family oxidoreductase → MNGGALRTGPVGVGIIGAGVISKQYLDNLTSFPDIKVVAIGDLFEDASAARAAEYNVPVHGGVDAVLGNPDVEIVINLTIPAAHVEVATRAVNAGKHVWSEKPFSLDRESGRGLLKAADAAGMRLGCAPDTFLGAGLQTARRMIEHGDIGVPLTALTLMQSPGPESWHPNPAFLFQDGAGPLFDIGPYYLTALVQTFGSISRVAAFGSKSRETRIIGSGPKAGEEFAVTVPTHVSSILEFDGGESAQSIFSFDSPYKRAGFVEITGTEATIAFPDPNNFDGDVRICANGADDWTTVPSVGSTASRGAGVLEMARALREGRPHRAQGELAFHVLDTMASIAESIDTRAFVEVQSSAAPVPALPEDWDPAAATLSN, encoded by the coding sequence ATGAACGGCGGCGCGCTCAGGACAGGACCCGTGGGGGTAGGCATCATCGGGGCCGGGGTCATCAGCAAGCAGTACCTCGACAACCTCACGAGCTTCCCGGACATCAAGGTTGTGGCCATCGGCGATCTTTTCGAGGATGCCTCCGCCGCCCGCGCTGCAGAGTACAACGTGCCTGTCCACGGCGGGGTGGATGCTGTGCTGGGCAACCCGGACGTTGAGATCGTCATCAACCTCACCATCCCGGCAGCCCATGTTGAAGTTGCTACCCGGGCGGTAAACGCCGGCAAGCACGTCTGGAGCGAAAAGCCATTCTCGCTTGACCGTGAAAGCGGCCGCGGACTACTCAAGGCCGCAGACGCCGCGGGCATGCGCCTCGGCTGTGCACCGGATACCTTCCTGGGCGCCGGTCTGCAGACGGCCCGGCGGATGATCGAGCACGGAGACATCGGCGTTCCGCTCACGGCGCTGACTCTCATGCAGTCCCCTGGTCCGGAATCGTGGCACCCCAACCCTGCCTTCCTGTTCCAGGACGGCGCCGGTCCGTTGTTTGACATCGGCCCCTACTACCTCACCGCGCTGGTCCAGACCTTCGGCAGCATCAGCCGCGTGGCAGCCTTCGGCTCCAAGTCCCGCGAGACGCGGATCATCGGCTCGGGACCGAAAGCCGGCGAAGAGTTCGCCGTCACGGTTCCCACCCATGTGAGCTCCATCCTGGAGTTCGACGGCGGTGAATCCGCCCAGAGCATCTTCAGCTTTGATTCACCATACAAGCGCGCCGGGTTTGTGGAGATCACGGGCACCGAAGCCACCATCGCCTTTCCGGATCCGAACAATTTCGACGGCGATGTCAGGATCTGCGCCAATGGTGCCGACGACTGGACCACCGTCCCGTCCGTCGGTTCCACGGCAAGCCGCGGCGCCGGAGTGCTGGAGATGGCCAGGGCACTTCGTGAAGGACGCCCGCACCGGGCACAGGGCGAACTCGCCTTCCATGTTCTGGACACCATGGCTTCCATTGCCGAGTCCATCGACACCCGCGCCTTTGTTGAGGTCCAGAGCTCCGCTGCACCCGTCCCCGCACTCCCCGAGGACTGGGACCCCGCTGCAGCAACGCTCTCCAACTGA